The genomic DNA TGACGCCAAAACCGCTGCGCAGGGCGTCGAATATGCGCAGCGTCGCGGACGGCGCGTGTTCGTCGCCCTGAACACTTTCCCGCAACCTTCCGGTTGGGAACGCTGGCGGACAGCCGTCGACCGGGCGGCGGAACTGGGCGTGGACGCCATCATCGCCGCCGATATCAGCGTGCTGGATTACGCCTGCCGTCAGCATCCCCATTTGCCTTTGCATCTATCGGTACAGGGTTCGGCCACCAACTACGAGGCCATTCGCTTTTATCATGAGCATTTCGGCATTCGCCGGGTGGTGCTGCCGCGCGTCCTGGCCTTGCCCCAAGTGCGTCATGTCCTGGAACACAGTCCGGTGGCGCTGGAGGTCTTTGGCTTTGGCGGCTTGTGCATCATGGTCGAGGGTCGCTGTCTGCTGTCTTCCTATGTTACCGGCGAGTCGCCGAATCTGTGCGGCGTCTGTTCGCCAGCCAAGGCGGTGCGCTGGCAGGAAACGCCGCAGGGCCTGGAAACCCGCCTGAATGGGTTGTTGATCGACCGCCATGCGCCCGGCGAACCGGCCGGTTATCCCACCCTGTGCAAAGGACGCTTCGCCGTGGGCGAGCAGGTGTATTACGCCATTGAAGAACCGACCAGCCTCAACACCCTGGAGCTGTTGCCGGAACTGTACGAGATGGGCATTGCCGCGATCAAAATTGAGGGTCGCCAGCGCAGTCCCGCCTATGTCAGCCAGGTTACTCAGGTGTGGCGCGCGGCGATTGACGCCTGCCGCCGGCATCCCGCCGGTTATGCGCCCAAACCGGAATGGCAACGGGCACTGGGCAAGGTGTCGGAAGGCCAGCAGACGACGCTCGGCGCATATCACCGTCGTTGGCAATGAGGACTGCACATGAATAACGCAACATCGCGCCTTCCCAAACTGGCGCTGGGGCCGGTGCTGTATTACTGGCCGCGTGAAACCCTGCTGGCCTTTTACCAGCAGATGAGCGCCACGCCGGTGGACATCATCTATTTGGGCGAAACGGTCTGCGCCAAGCGCCGGTCGCTGAACACCGACGACTGGCTGGAATTGGCCGAACGGTTGACGGCGGCGGGCAAGGAAGTGGTGCTCTCCACGATGACGCTGCTGGAAGCCGAGTCGGAACTGAAAACTTTGCGTCGCTGGTGCGCCAATGGCCGTTTCATGGTCGAAGCCAACGACCTGAGCGCCGTGCATCTGCTATCCGGTCAGGCGCCTTTCGCGTTGGGAACCGGCATCAATGTCTACAATCATCACACCCTGGGCTTTCTGGCCAGTCTGGGCGCCCGGCGCTGGATCATGCCGGTGGAGTTATCGCGGGTCGCGCTGGCGGAAATTCAGGCGCAGCGTCCGGCAGGGATGGAAACCGAAGTGTTTGTTTATGGTCGGTTGCCGCTGGCCTCTTCCGCGCGCTGCTTCACCGCCCGCTATCACAACCTGCCCAAGGACGATTGCCAGTATCGCTGTCTTAACGACCCGGAAGGGTTGACGGTGAGCAGCCGCGAAGGTCAGGCGTTTCTGACGCTCAACGGCATTCAAACCCAGTCGGCGCAAACCGGTAACCTGTTGGCGGAACTGGCGGAGTTGCAAGCATTAGGCGTGGATGTCCTGCGCATCAGTCCGCAGGCCGAGGGAACGGAGCGAGTGATTGCTGCATTTGCCGCCGCGCTGCGCGGTGAATGCGACGCCGGCGAAGCGGCGGCAACGCTTAACGCCCGTCTGCCGTATGGGGCGTGCAACGGCTATTGGCGGGGACAGGCGGGATTGCAGCAGATCGCTGCGTACTGATGGGCTATTCAAGCGCCGCTTAACCGCTCGTAAGCGCTTATCAAACCCGTTGCGGCGCGTAACAGCGGCGGCAACAGACCGCCCAGCGCCTCCAGGTCCGCGCCGTCCAGCCAGTTCTTCAATTCCAGCCCCAATGCAGTGTCGCCGGCCATCACCACTCGCCGGTGGAAAAACAGCGTATCGGAATCTTCGCGGCGGGTGGCCAGCGCCAGGAAATCGTAAAGAGCGCCGCTGATGGTCAAATCCGGCGCGGCTGCGGTTGGCCCGGCGGTGAATCCAGTTGCGTTGATCAAGGAGAGTCGGTATGTGATCCTGGCGTCGCGGACTTCAATGAGCAAGGTCCGCTGGCGCAAAAACGCGAATTCGCCTTGCTGAATCTGTTCGGCCAGCAGGATGTTCAGGGCGGCAGCCAGCGCGGTTGAATGAACCGCCTCGGGCAACAGGGCCAGCGGCCAGGCCAGCGGAGCGGGTAACCTGGGGTGGGGCGGGAACAGCGCGCTAAATAAGGTGGGCACGATTGCCTCCTTCATCTGCGTTTGCGCAGTCAAGCACGGCATTCAGATCGAGTTGCTGCAAGGTTGAAATCGCATACTCCCAGCGGCCCTCGGCGCACAGACCGAGAACACCGCCTTCTTCGTAGGCTTCCAGCGCGGCTTTAATACAGGCCGCGCGCACCGCTTCAGCAAGTTGTTGCTTATTTGTCAAGTGCATGGAATTTCTCAATGGAATCATCGATTGACTTGATCATACTGCGAAAACCCGATTGCGCCCCGCGTGTTTCGCGTGATAAACCGCTTCATCAGCGCGTGCAAAGAGCGTTTCCAAGGTATCGTTGATCCGGTATTCACTAACGCCAAAACTGGCGGTGATTTTAGGCAGATTATTGAAACAATGGCTCTCCATCGCGCTGCGCAGTCTTTCGGCGAGATCCACTGCGGCTTGATGTCCACCTTCCGGTACAAGAATAACGAATTCTTCCCCTCCCCAACGGGCAAAAATATCGGTGGTCCGGACGCAACTTTGGACCCGTTGCGCGACGCCTTTGAGCACCTGATCCCCGGCAATGTGTCCGAATTGATCGTTGACCTGCTT from Gammaproteobacteria bacterium includes the following:
- a CDS encoding U32 family peptidase, giving the protein MPPPASSTPTPLELVCPAGNLPSLKAAVDHGADAVYIGFRDDTNARHFPGLNFDAKTAAQGVEYAQRRGRRVFVALNTFPQPSGWERWRTAVDRAAELGVDAIIAADISVLDYACRQHPHLPLHLSVQGSATNYEAIRFYHEHFGIRRVVLPRVLALPQVRHVLEHSPVALEVFGFGGLCIMVEGRCLLSSYVTGESPNLCGVCSPAKAVRWQETPQGLETRLNGLLIDRHAPGEPAGYPTLCKGRFAVGEQVYYAIEEPTSLNTLELLPELYEMGIAAIKIEGRQRSPAYVSQVTQVWRAAIDACRRHPAGYAPKPEWQRALGKVSEGQQTTLGAYHRRWQ
- a CDS encoding U32 family peptidase, whose protein sequence is MNNATSRLPKLALGPVLYYWPRETLLAFYQQMSATPVDIIYLGETVCAKRRSLNTDDWLELAERLTAAGKEVVLSTMTLLEAESELKTLRRWCANGRFMVEANDLSAVHLLSGQAPFALGTGINVYNHHTLGFLASLGARRWIMPVELSRVALAEIQAQRPAGMETEVFVYGRLPLASSARCFTARYHNLPKDDCQYRCLNDPEGLTVSSREGQAFLTLNGIQTQSAQTGNLLAELAELQALGVDVLRISPQAEGTERVIAAFAAALRGECDAGEAAATLNARLPYGACNGYWRGQAGLQQIAAY
- a CDS encoding SCP2 sterol-binding domain-containing protein, which encodes MKEAIVPTLFSALFPPHPRLPAPLAWPLALLPEAVHSTALAAALNILLAEQIQQGEFAFLRQRTLLIEVRDARITYRLSLINATGFTAGPTAAAPDLTISGALYDFLALATRREDSDTLFFHRRVVMAGDTALGLELKNWLDGADLEALGGLLPPLLRAATGLISAYERLSGA
- a CDS encoding acetyltransferase codes for the protein MHLTNKQQLAEAVRAACIKAALEAYEEGGVLGLCAEGRWEYAISTLQQLDLNAVLDCANADEGGNRAHLI